Proteins from a genomic interval of Microbacterium esteraromaticum:
- a CDS encoding GrpB family protein has protein sequence MSHSDPARRLADALTGTGLGLRRGVVAVAPASDAWARASRGVHEALASTAPSEVLAIEHIGSTSVPGLEAKPILDIAIGVRPGTPPDALDGWLSGPGMLLRGDATEVRPDRMYGYELEPMIRLVNVHVLEYQSRGWQDYLGFRDHLRADPVDREAYGALKRRLADRHPGDRLAYIRDKESFILPRR, from the coding sequence ATGTCCCATTCCGACCCCGCGCGGCGGCTCGCAGACGCACTCACCGGCACCGGCCTGGGGTTGCGGCGCGGCGTTGTCGCTGTCGCTCCGGCTTCGGATGCCTGGGCACGGGCGTCCCGGGGTGTGCACGAAGCGCTGGCATCCACAGCGCCGAGTGAGGTCCTGGCCATCGAGCACATCGGCTCCACGTCGGTTCCGGGGCTGGAGGCCAAACCCATCCTGGACATCGCAATCGGTGTGCGACCCGGCACGCCGCCCGACGCACTCGACGGGTGGCTGTCGGGACCGGGGATGCTGCTGCGCGGCGATGCCACAGAGGTGCGTCCCGACCGCATGTACGGCTACGAACTGGAGCCGATGATCCGGCTCGTCAACGTGCACGTCCTCGAGTATCAGTCGCGCGGCTGGCAGGACTACCTCGGCTTCCGCGACCACCTGCGTGCCGACCCGGTTGATCGCGAGGCGTATGGCGCACTCAAACGGCGGCTCGCAGACCGGCATCCCGGAGACCGTCTGGCGTACATCCGCGACAAGGAGTCATTCATCCTCCCCCGCCGCTGA
- a CDS encoding endonuclease domain-containing protein yields MHWAKPLVPRHPDALEDSIENVRALVADCQPFERALATWESALNKNLVQRDVLERLPLKKVAREVLAAAIPFADSGLETYLRARQAWLGLMLTFQIWVAGHRVDLLIGDRLVLQVDGATHTGAQRNEDIRHDAELRLMGYHVIRVGYRQVMEQWHVVQDLIMRAVAQGLHRASAV; encoded by the coding sequence GTGCACTGGGCGAAGCCGCTGGTTCCGCGTCATCCCGATGCGTTGGAGGACTCCATCGAGAACGTGCGGGCGCTCGTGGCCGACTGTCAGCCGTTCGAACGCGCGCTGGCGACATGGGAGTCCGCGCTCAACAAGAACCTTGTGCAGCGCGACGTGCTGGAACGGTTGCCCCTCAAGAAGGTCGCGCGAGAGGTGCTCGCGGCGGCGATCCCATTCGCGGACTCCGGGCTCGAGACCTACCTGCGGGCGCGGCAGGCGTGGCTGGGGCTGATGCTGACGTTCCAGATCTGGGTCGCCGGGCACCGAGTCGACCTGCTGATCGGCGATCGCCTGGTGCTGCAGGTCGACGGGGCCACGCACACGGGCGCGCAGCGCAATGAGGACATCCGGCACGACGCAGAGCTGCGTCTGATGGGCTACCACGTCATCCGTGTCGGCTACCGGCAGGTCATGGAGCAGTGGCATGTCGTCCAGGATCTGATCATGCGCGCCGTGGCGCAGGGGTTGCACCGGGCATCCGCCGTGTGA